The Skermanella pratensis genome has a window encoding:
- a CDS encoding ABC transporter ATP-binding protein, translating to MTNDAGGVPPRLELRGITKRFPGVVANDGVSFAVRPGEIHALLGENGAGKSTLVKIIYGVLHADEGEVLWNGQAVQLANPHAARRLGIGMVFQHFSLFDGMTVLENIALGLEGKPDMRSLSGRVVEVSQAYGLPLDPRREIHTLSVGERQRVEIVRCLLQDPKLLIMDEPTSVLTPQEVERLFGTLRLLASEGCSILYISHKLQEIKDLCDHATILRGGKVVGECDPAVESTRGMAQMMIGAELKTLARRGTRPKAATRFTVEALDLTTDQPFGTTLKRVGFEVAAGEIFGIAGVAGNGQNELMRALSGELTVANPQSIRLDGKPVGDLGVERRRALGLCCVPEERNGHAAVPDMSLASNTLISARNRMKLALRGWIRRDATRAFAERIIQEFGVKARGPDSAARSLSGGNLQKYIVGREILQAPEVLVIAQPTWGVDAGAAAAIHQALFNLAQNGAAIAVVSQDLDELLTLCDRLAVLNVGTLSKAIDTADASLEEIGLLMGGLHGMSAEVPATHGAENKGGSQHVA from the coding sequence CCTCCCCGTCTTGAGCTTCGCGGAATAACCAAGCGATTTCCCGGGGTCGTCGCCAACGACGGCGTCAGCTTCGCGGTCCGGCCGGGCGAGATCCATGCGCTGCTGGGGGAGAACGGCGCCGGCAAGAGCACGCTGGTGAAGATCATCTACGGCGTGCTCCACGCGGACGAGGGCGAGGTGCTGTGGAACGGGCAGGCCGTCCAGCTTGCCAACCCGCACGCGGCGCGCCGGCTCGGCATCGGCATGGTGTTCCAGCACTTCTCGCTGTTCGACGGCATGACGGTGCTGGAGAACATAGCGCTGGGGCTGGAAGGCAAGCCCGACATGCGCAGCCTGTCCGGGCGGGTCGTCGAGGTGTCGCAGGCCTACGGACTACCGCTGGACCCGAGGCGCGAGATCCACACTCTGTCGGTCGGCGAGCGCCAGCGGGTCGAGATCGTGCGCTGCCTGCTGCAGGATCCCAAGCTGCTGATCATGGACGAGCCGACTTCCGTGCTGACCCCGCAGGAGGTCGAGCGGCTGTTCGGCACGCTGCGGCTGCTGGCGTCGGAAGGCTGCTCGATCCTCTACATCAGCCACAAGCTCCAGGAGATCAAGGATCTCTGCGACCACGCGACGATCCTGCGCGGCGGCAAGGTGGTCGGGGAGTGCGACCCGGCGGTGGAATCCACCCGCGGCATGGCGCAGATGATGATCGGCGCCGAGCTGAAGACGCTGGCCCGGCGCGGGACGCGGCCCAAGGCCGCCACCCGGTTCACGGTCGAGGCGCTGGACCTGACGACCGACCAGCCGTTCGGGACCACGCTGAAGCGCGTCGGGTTCGAGGTCGCGGCGGGGGAGATCTTCGGCATCGCCGGCGTTGCCGGCAACGGCCAGAACGAGTTGATGCGGGCGCTGTCGGGCGAGCTGACGGTCGCGAACCCGCAAAGCATCCGGCTGGACGGCAAGCCGGTGGGCGACCTGGGCGTGGAGCGGCGACGGGCGCTGGGCCTGTGCTGCGTTCCGGAGGAGCGCAACGGCCATGCCGCGGTGCCCGACATGAGCTTGGCGTCGAATACGCTGATCAGCGCGCGGAACCGCATGAAGCTGGCGCTGCGCGGCTGGATCAGGCGGGACGCGACGCGGGCATTCGCCGAGCGGATCATCCAGGAGTTCGGCGTCAAGGCGCGCGGGCCTGATTCGGCGGCGCGCAGCCTGTCGGGCGGCAACCTTCAGAAATACATCGTCGGGCGCGAGATCCTCCAGGCTCCAGAGGTGCTGGTGATCGCCCAGCCGACCTGGGGCGTCGATGCCGGCGCCGCCGCGGCGATCCACCAGGCGCTGTTCAACCTGGCGCAGAATGGGGCGGCCATCGCCGTCGTCTCCCAGGATCTGGACGAGCTGCTGACCCTGTGCGACCGGCTGGCGGTGCTGAATGTCGGCACCCTGTCGAAGGCGATCGACACGGCGGATGCCTCCCTGGAGGAGATCGGGCTGCTGATGGGCGGCCTGCACGGGATGTCGGCGGAAGTGCCGGCAACACATGGGGCGGAGAACAAGGGGGGCTCCCAGCATGTCGCTTAA
- a CDS encoding ABC transporter permease — translation MSLKFEPRREIPKSLVYGTPLLAIALTILSGYLLFMFLGLNPGSTLYIFLVSPLETRFGLAELAVKAGPLILIATGLAIGFRANVWNIGAEGQLTIGAIFGAGVALAFWGDEGFWILPLMFVAGAAGGMLWAAIPAFLKTKFEVSEILTSLMLTYVATLVLSILVHGPWRDPEGFNFPQSRLFTEAAILPIVLEGTRLHAGAFVALFAAVAAWVLLTHTVTGFQVKVVGQAPMAARFAGFSQKGTVWFSLLLAGALAGLAGMIEVAGPIGQLTPQLTPGYGFTAIIVAFLGRLNPLGIILAGLVMAISYIGGENAQVYAQLPQAATGVFQGMLLFYLLASDFLVRYRIRFRSAKHQAAKPRREVAAT, via the coding sequence ATGTCGCTTAAGTTCGAACCCCGGCGGGAGATCCCGAAATCGCTGGTCTACGGCACGCCGCTGCTGGCGATCGCGCTGACTATCCTCTCCGGATACCTGCTGTTCATGTTCCTGGGGCTGAACCCTGGATCGACCCTGTACATCTTCCTGGTGTCGCCGCTGGAGACCCGGTTCGGCCTGGCGGAACTGGCGGTCAAGGCCGGACCTCTGATCCTGATCGCGACCGGGCTCGCCATTGGCTTCCGCGCCAATGTCTGGAACATCGGCGCCGAGGGGCAGTTGACCATCGGCGCCATCTTCGGGGCCGGCGTGGCCCTGGCTTTCTGGGGGGACGAGGGTTTCTGGATCCTGCCGCTGATGTTCGTGGCGGGCGCCGCCGGAGGCATGCTGTGGGCGGCGATCCCGGCGTTCCTGAAGACGAAGTTCGAGGTCAGCGAGATCCTGACCAGCCTGATGCTGACATATGTCGCGACTTTGGTCCTGAGCATCCTGGTCCACGGGCCGTGGCGCGACCCGGAAGGCTTCAATTTTCCGCAGAGCCGGCTGTTCACCGAGGCGGCGATCCTCCCCATCGTCCTGGAAGGCACCCGGCTGCATGCCGGCGCCTTCGTGGCGCTGTTCGCCGCGGTGGCGGCCTGGGTGCTGCTGACCCACACGGTGACCGGCTTCCAGGTCAAGGTGGTCGGGCAGGCGCCCATGGCGGCCCGCTTCGCCGGGTTCAGCCAGAAGGGAACGGTCTGGTTCAGCCTGCTGCTGGCCGGGGCGCTGGCGGGTCTGGCGGGCATGATCGAGGTTGCCGGCCCGATCGGGCAACTGACGCCGCAGCTCACCCCGGGCTACGGCTTCACCGCGATCATCGTGGCGTTCCTGGGGCGGCTCAACCCGCTGGGGATCATCCTGGCCGGGCTGGTGATGGCGATCTCCTATATCGGCGGCGAGAACGCCCAGGTCTATGCCCAACTGCCGCAGGCGGCGACGGGCGTTTTCCAGGGGATGCTGCTGTTCTACCTGCTGGCCTCGGACTTCCTGGTCCGCTACCGCATCCGCTTCCGGTCGGCCAAGCACCAAGCCGCCAAGCCCCGCAGGGAGGTCGCCGCCACATGA
- a CDS encoding ABC transporter permease translates to MIDFLVLIAVSVVIAATPMLFAAVGELVVERSGVLNLGVEGMMLIGAVVGFGVTMTTGSAVLGIGSAALAGAALALVFGVLVLTLMANQVATGLALTIFGIGLSALIGAGFVGMPIAGLPKLDIPGVSDLPVVGPLLFQYDAMVYLSVALTLAVGWFLKRTHAGMVLRAVGESAESAHSIGHPVIRVRYLATLFGGAMAGLGGAFLSLSVTPMWAENMTSGRGWIALALVVFGSWRPGRVLLGAYIFGGVTILQLHAQGSGGLGFGLPGQVFTMLPYLATIVVLTIISAGPWRGRFQAPACLAQPFRPSV, encoded by the coding sequence ATGATCGATTTCCTTGTCCTGATCGCGGTGTCCGTGGTGATCGCCGCGACGCCGATGCTGTTCGCCGCCGTGGGCGAACTGGTGGTGGAGCGGTCCGGCGTGCTGAACCTGGGCGTCGAGGGCATGATGCTGATCGGTGCGGTGGTCGGTTTCGGCGTGACCATGACGACTGGGAGCGCGGTCCTGGGGATCGGCTCGGCGGCGCTTGCCGGTGCCGCGCTGGCGCTGGTCTTCGGCGTGCTGGTGCTGACCCTGATGGCGAACCAGGTGGCGACGGGTCTTGCCCTGACCATCTTCGGCATCGGATTGAGCGCCCTGATCGGCGCCGGCTTCGTCGGCATGCCCATCGCCGGCCTGCCCAAGCTGGACATTCCCGGCGTGAGCGACCTGCCGGTCGTGGGGCCGCTGCTGTTCCAGTACGACGCCATGGTCTACCTGTCCGTGGCGCTGACCCTGGCGGTCGGCTGGTTCCTGAAGCGGACCCATGCCGGCATGGTGCTGAGGGCGGTCGGCGAATCCGCGGAGTCGGCCCATTCGATCGGGCATCCGGTGATCCGGGTCCGCTATCTGGCGACCCTGTTCGGCGGCGCCATGGCGGGGCTGGGCGGCGCTTTCCTGTCGCTGTCGGTCACGCCCATGTGGGCGGAGAACATGACGTCGGGCCGCGGCTGGATCGCGCTGGCGCTGGTCGTGTTCGGGTCGTGGCGACCGGGCCGGGTGCTGCTGGGGGCCTATATCTTCGGCGGCGTCACGATCCTTCAGCTCCACGCGCAGGGAAGCGGCGGACTGGGATTCGGGCTGCCGGGGCAGGTGTTCACCATGCTGCCGTACCTGGCGACCATCGTGGTGCTGACGATCATCTCGGCCGGCCCGTGGCGCGGCCGGTTCCAGGCGCCGGCCTGCCTGGCACAGCCTTTCCGCCCATCGGTGTGA
- the guaB gene encoding IMP dehydrogenase, which yields MAQIVQFREALTFDDVLLVPAESSVLPAQTDTRTRLTRTIELGIPLMSAAMDTVTESSLAIAMAQAGGIGVIHRNMDIERQADEVRRVKRFESGMVVNPITIEPTATLADALSLMANYRISGIPVVEQPSGKLVGILTNRDVRFASNPQQRVSELMTSERLVTVREGVDPEEAKRLLHQFRIEKLLVVDDAYRCIGLVTVKDIEKAQLHPNACKDEKGRLRAAAATGTGEDGLARAEALFDAEVDVLVVDTAHGHSRKVMEQIERVRRLSNYTQVVAGNVATSEAAKALIGAGVDAVKVGIGPGSICTTRMVAGVGVPQLTAVMDVVDECHRQGIPVVSDGGIKYSGDLAKAIAAGADCAMLGSLFAGTDESPGEVILYQGRSYKSYRGMGSVGAMARGSADRYFQQEVRDTMKLVPEGVEGRVPYKGPVGGVIHQLVGGLKAAMGYTGNSTIPEMQTRCNFVKITNAGLRESHVHDIMITNEAPNYRRDL from the coding sequence ATGGCCCAGATAGTGCAGTTTCGCGAAGCCCTCACCTTCGACGACGTCCTGCTGGTGCCGGCCGAATCCTCGGTCCTGCCGGCCCAGACGGACACCCGAACCCGGCTGACCAGGACGATCGAACTCGGCATTCCCCTGATGTCCGCAGCCATGGACACGGTGACCGAGAGCAGCCTCGCCATCGCCATGGCACAGGCGGGCGGCATCGGCGTGATTCACCGCAACATGGACATCGAGCGGCAGGCGGACGAGGTCCGGCGGGTCAAGCGGTTCGAGTCCGGGATGGTCGTCAATCCGATCACGATCGAACCGACGGCGACCCTGGCCGACGCGCTGAGCCTGATGGCGAACTACCGCATCTCCGGCATTCCGGTGGTCGAGCAACCCTCGGGGAAGCTGGTCGGCATCCTGACCAACCGCGACGTCCGCTTCGCATCCAACCCGCAGCAGCGGGTGTCGGAACTGATGACCAGCGAACGGCTGGTGACAGTCCGCGAGGGCGTCGACCCGGAGGAGGCCAAGCGGCTGCTCCACCAGTTCCGCATCGAGAAGCTGCTGGTGGTCGACGACGCCTACCGCTGCATCGGGCTGGTCACGGTCAAGGACATCGAGAAGGCCCAGCTCCACCCCAACGCCTGCAAGGACGAGAAGGGCCGCCTGCGCGCCGCCGCCGCGACCGGCACCGGCGAGGACGGACTGGCCCGCGCCGAAGCGCTGTTCGACGCCGAGGTGGACGTGCTGGTGGTCGATACCGCCCACGGCCATTCCCGCAAGGTGATGGAGCAGATCGAGCGTGTGCGCCGCCTGTCCAACTATACCCAGGTGGTCGCCGGCAACGTCGCCACCTCGGAAGCCGCCAAGGCGCTGATCGGGGCCGGCGTCGATGCGGTCAAGGTCGGCATCGGCCCGGGTTCGATCTGCACGACCCGGATGGTCGCGGGCGTCGGCGTTCCGCAGCTGACCGCCGTCATGGACGTGGTCGACGAGTGCCACCGCCAGGGCATCCCCGTCGTCAGCGACGGCGGCATCAAGTATTCCGGCGACCTCGCCAAGGCGATCGCGGCGGGCGCCGACTGCGCGATGCTGGGAAGCCTGTTCGCCGGCACCGACGAGAGCCCCGGCGAGGTGATCCTGTACCAGGGCCGCAGCTACAAGAGCTATCGCGGCATGGGTTCGGTCGGCGCCATGGCGCGCGGCTCTGCCGACCGCTATTTCCAGCAGGAAGTCCGCGACACCATGAAGCTGGTGCCGGAGGGCGTCGAAGGGCGCGTGCCCTACAAGGGTCCGGTCGGCGGCGTGATCCACCAGCTGGTCGGCGGTCTGAAGGCGGCCATGGGCTATACCGGCAACAGCACCATCCCGGAGATGCAGACCCGCTGCAACTTCGTGAAGATCACCAACGCGGGCCTGCGCGAGAGCCATGTCCACGACATCATGATCACCAACGAGGCACCCAACTACCGCCGCGACCTCTAG
- a CDS encoding RsmB/NOP family class I SAM-dependent RNA methyltransferase translates to MTPGARLQAAIELLDEVEVTPRPADAVISAFFRARRFIGAKDRAAVAETVYGVLRRHARLRWWFQHAGGFPVTARTLLIADQILAQGRPADHLDKLFSGGRFAPAQFSQGEIRLANKLEGHTLDHPGMPEEVAVECPDWAAGHLREFFGDRFVPELAAMLDPAPLDLRANPVKADRDAALAALAAAGIEGEPTRWSPFGIRIHGRPPLASTDAFKSGMVEIQDEGSQLIGLLTDAKPGHQVVDFCSGAGGKALAIAAGMQNKGRLVACDVLEKRLKRAAERIRRAGLHNVETRPLSSERDPWVKRHKGKFDRVLVDAPCTGTGTWRRNPDSRWRLLGPGLEELEKLQHNILDSASRLVKPGGRLIYATCSMLPQENERQIETFLAAHPDFTVKPVDELWQDSVGTAGPGTGFFMRLSPARHGTDGFFAAVLERGSAAE, encoded by the coding sequence ATGACCCCCGGCGCCCGCCTTCAAGCCGCCATCGAACTCCTCGACGAGGTGGAGGTGACCCCGCGTCCGGCAGACGCCGTGATCAGCGCCTTCTTCCGTGCCCGCCGCTTCATCGGCGCCAAGGACCGCGCCGCCGTGGCCGAGACGGTCTACGGCGTGCTGCGCCGGCACGCGCGGCTTCGCTGGTGGTTCCAGCATGCCGGCGGCTTCCCCGTCACCGCCCGCACGCTGCTGATCGCCGACCAGATCCTGGCCCAGGGACGGCCGGCGGACCACCTGGACAAGCTGTTCAGCGGCGGCCGATTCGCGCCCGCCCAGTTCAGCCAGGGGGAGATCCGCCTGGCCAACAAGCTGGAGGGCCATACCCTGGACCATCCCGGCATGCCGGAGGAGGTCGCGGTCGAATGCCCCGACTGGGCCGCAGGGCATCTGCGCGAGTTCTTCGGCGACCGATTCGTGCCGGAACTGGCCGCGATGCTCGATCCTGCCCCGCTCGACCTGCGCGCCAACCCCGTCAAGGCGGACCGCGACGCGGCGCTGGCGGCGCTCGCCGCAGCCGGGATCGAGGGCGAGCCGACCCGCTGGTCGCCGTTCGGCATCCGGATCCACGGGCGACCTCCGCTGGCCTCGACCGACGCCTTCAAGAGCGGGATGGTCGAGATCCAGGACGAGGGCTCGCAGCTGATCGGGCTGCTGACCGACGCGAAGCCCGGCCATCAGGTGGTGGATTTCTGCTCCGGGGCCGGGGGCAAGGCGCTCGCCATCGCGGCCGGAATGCAGAACAAGGGCCGGCTGGTCGCCTGCGACGTGCTGGAGAAGCGGTTGAAGCGCGCGGCGGAGAGAATTCGCCGCGCCGGGCTCCATAATGTCGAGACCCGGCCACTGTCGAGCGAGCGCGATCCCTGGGTCAAGCGCCACAAGGGCAAGTTCGACCGCGTCCTGGTGGATGCGCCCTGCACCGGCACGGGCACATGGCGGCGCAACCCGGACAGCCGCTGGCGGCTGCTGGGGCCGGGGTTGGAGGAACTGGAGAAGCTCCAGCACAACATCCTCGATTCGGCGTCGCGGCTGGTGAAGCCGGGCGGGCGGCTGATCTACGCGACCTGCTCCATGCTGCCCCAGGAGAACGAGCGGCAGATCGAAACCTTCCTGGCAGCCCATCCGGACTTCACGGTCAAGCCGGTGGACGAGCTGTGGCAGGATTCCGTCGGCACCGCCGGCCCGGGGACCGGGTTCTTCATGCGCCTGTCGCCGGCTCGCCATGGCACGGACGGTTTCTTCGCCGCCGTGCTGGAGCGCGGGAGCGCCGCGGAATGA
- a CDS encoding GNAT family N-acetyltransferase: MIGRVRRARLDDAAAIAYVHVAGWRETYPGIVPDSTLAAMDVFSRTRYWAQVLDNKRNRIDVFVSEMPVDGEDRVVGFGVTGPEQVGLADYSGEFHALYVLQVGQGRGLGTRLMTTMAAGLVLRGMTACTVWALRDNLRARRFYEKMGGVLVSERPLMFDGTRVMEVAYGWSDVTPLARRSVEAWR; encoded by the coding sequence ATGATCGGGCGGGTCCGGCGCGCACGGCTCGACGATGCCGCCGCGATCGCCTATGTCCACGTGGCCGGCTGGCGCGAAACCTATCCCGGCATCGTCCCGGACAGCACGCTGGCCGCCATGGACGTGTTCAGCCGCACGCGCTACTGGGCGCAGGTTCTGGACAACAAGCGGAACCGCATCGATGTGTTCGTCTCGGAGATGCCGGTGGACGGCGAGGACCGGGTCGTCGGATTCGGCGTGACCGGGCCGGAGCAGGTCGGACTGGCCGATTATTCCGGGGAGTTCCACGCGCTCTACGTCCTTCAGGTCGGGCAGGGCCGGGGCCTGGGAACCCGGCTGATGACCACGATGGCGGCGGGCCTCGTGCTGAGGGGAATGACCGCCTGCACCGTCTGGGCCTTGCGCGACAATTTACGGGCGCGGCGATTCTATGAGAAAATGGGCGGCGTGCTGGTGAGCGAGCGTCCGCTGATGTTCGACGGCACGCGGGTGATGGAAGTGGCCTATGGTTGGTCCGACGTGACGCCGCTGGCACGGCGAAGTGTGGAGGCATGGCGCTGA
- a CDS encoding GNAT family N-acetyltransferase, with protein MALIRRACPEDAAGIAEVHVASWRTTYPGMVPDSYLLGLSVPGYTHRWRRILADRSRIHGSFVAVEPPLGVVGFASCGTQRTAIEGYGGEFYALYLYDHAQGRGIGRHLMAAMATELTNYGMNSAVVWVLATNPSRWFYERLGGCRLAEKIVDFAGTNLTEAAYGWRDLAPLARLSADPPVR; from the coding sequence ATGGCGCTGATCCGTCGAGCTTGTCCGGAAGACGCGGCCGGCATCGCCGAGGTTCATGTCGCCAGCTGGCGAACGACATATCCCGGCATGGTGCCCGACAGCTACCTGCTCGGCCTGTCCGTCCCGGGCTATACGCATCGCTGGCGCAGGATCCTGGCGGACCGGTCCCGCATCCACGGCAGCTTCGTCGCCGTGGAGCCGCCGCTCGGGGTCGTGGGGTTCGCATCCTGCGGGACCCAGCGGACCGCCATCGAAGGCTATGGCGGCGAATTCTACGCGCTCTATCTTTACGACCATGCGCAGGGCCGGGGCATCGGCCGGCACCTGATGGCCGCGATGGCGACCGAACTGACCAATTATGGGATGAACTCCGCGGTGGTCTGGGTGCTGGCGACCAATCCGTCCCGCTGGTTCTACGAACGCCTGGGCGGCTGCCGGCTGGCCGAGAAGATCGTCGATTTCGCCGGTACGAACCTGACGGAGGCGGCCTATGGCTGGCGGGACCTCGCCCCTCTGGCGCGCTTGTCCGCGGACCCTCCGGTGCGCTAA
- the guaA gene encoding glutamine-hydrolyzing GMP synthase → MTAPLSNDLTADRVLILDFGSQVTQLIARRVRESGVYCEIHPFSMAPEKVKEFDPKAIILSGSPAFISQENSPRPPREVFEQKVPVLGICYGQHVMCAHLGGEVTGSDHREYGRAYVDVKEPCALFEGMWELGAREQVWMSHGDRVTRLPEGFRAVGQSDGAPFAVIADDDRHFYGVQFHPEVVHTPHGAQLLRNFTHHVAGCRGEWTMAAFREEEIARIRAKVGKGKVICGLSGGVDSSVAAVLLHEAIGDQLTCIFVDTGLMRSGEADQVVTLFRDHYNIPLIHRDASDLFLGKLAGVSDPERKRKIIGATFIDVFDEEAHKIGGAEFLAQGTLYPDVIESVSLSGGGMTIKSHHNVGGLPERMKLKLVEPLRELFKDEVRKLGRELGLPESFIGRHPFPGPGLAIRIPGDITPEKLAILRKADTIYLEEIRNAGLYDAIWQAFAVLLPVRTVGVMGDERTYDYACALRAVTSVDGMTADYFPFDHEFLGRVATRIINEVRGINRVTYDITSKPPGTIEWE, encoded by the coding sequence ATGACCGCCCCCCTTTCGAACGACCTGACCGCCGATCGCGTTCTCATCCTGGATTTCGGGTCCCAGGTGACCCAGCTGATCGCTCGTCGGGTGCGCGAGAGCGGGGTCTATTGCGAAATCCACCCGTTCAGCATGGCGCCGGAGAAGGTCAAGGAGTTCGATCCCAAGGCGATCATCCTGTCCGGCAGCCCCGCCTTCATCTCGCAGGAGAACTCGCCGCGTCCGCCGCGGGAGGTGTTCGAACAGAAGGTACCGGTGCTGGGCATCTGCTACGGCCAGCATGTGATGTGCGCCCATCTCGGCGGCGAGGTGACCGGGTCCGACCACCGCGAGTACGGCCGCGCCTATGTGGACGTCAAGGAGCCCTGCGCGCTGTTCGAGGGCATGTGGGAGCTGGGAGCCCGCGAGCAGGTCTGGATGAGCCACGGCGACCGCGTGACCCGGCTGCCGGAAGGCTTCCGCGCCGTGGGCCAAAGCGACGGCGCGCCTTTCGCCGTGATCGCCGACGACGACCGGCACTTCTACGGCGTGCAGTTCCACCCCGAGGTGGTCCACACCCCGCACGGCGCCCAGCTGCTGAGGAACTTCACCCACCATGTCGCCGGCTGCCGGGGCGAATGGACCATGGCCGCCTTCCGGGAGGAGGAGATCGCCCGCATCCGCGCCAAGGTTGGCAAGGGCAAGGTGATCTGCGGCCTGTCCGGCGGCGTCGACAGCTCGGTCGCGGCGGTCCTGCTGCACGAGGCGATCGGCGACCAGCTGACCTGCATCTTCGTCGATACCGGGCTGATGCGCTCCGGCGAGGCCGATCAGGTCGTCACCCTGTTCCGCGACCATTACAACATCCCGCTGATCCACCGCGACGCGTCGGACCTGTTCCTGGGCAAGCTGGCCGGGGTGTCGGACCCCGAGCGGAAGCGCAAGATCATCGGCGCCACCTTCATCGACGTGTTCGACGAGGAGGCGCACAAGATCGGCGGCGCCGAGTTCCTGGCGCAGGGCACGCTGTACCCTGACGTGATCGAGAGCGTGTCGCTGTCCGGCGGCGGCATGACCATCAAGTCGCACCACAATGTCGGCGGCCTGCCCGAGCGGATGAAGCTGAAGCTGGTCGAGCCGCTGCGCGAGCTGTTCAAGGACGAGGTCCGGAAGCTGGGGCGGGAGCTGGGCCTTCCCGAGAGCTTCATCGGCCGGCATCCGTTCCCCGGACCCGGCCTGGCGATCCGCATCCCCGGCGACATCACGCCGGAGAAGCTGGCGATCCTGCGGAAGGCCGATACGATCTACCTGGAGGAGATCCGCAACGCCGGCCTCTACGATGCCATCTGGCAGGCCTTCGCCGTGCTTCTGCCCGTGCGTACCGTCGGCGTGATGGGAGACGAGCGGACCTACGACTATGCCTGCGCGCTCCGGGCGGTGACGTCGGTGGACGGCATGACCGCGGATTATTTCCCGTTCGACCACGAGTTCCTGGGCCGCGTCGCGACCCGGATCATCAACGAGGTCCGCGGCATCAACCGCGTCACCTACGACATCACCAGCAAGCCCCCGGGCACGATCGAGTGGGAGTAA
- a CDS encoding putative inorganic carbon transporter subunit DabA, which translates to MSSFTYVETTGLLFGAKMLSDGAGLTRTVSDPDTDGLDRGTVGRIGPRLAPRTVAGRQTGFTDEQRVAMAEAVLRAMSLTEGFARLVMLTGHGSTTVNNPHASGLDCGACGGHTGEANARVAAAILNDPGVRAGLKGCGIAVPEDTWFLGCLHDTTTDEITIHDADEVPKSHAEDLEQLRRWLAQASALARMERSALLGLSPQAPGVHASVIGRSRDWAQVRPEWGLAGNAAFIAAPRARTRGIDLGGRAFLHNYDWRKDTDFNVLTLIMTAPLVVASWINLQYYGSTVNNRAFGSGNKVLHNVTGTLGVLEGNAGDLKVGLPWQSVHDGTRFVHEPLRLNAFIEAPVQAIDEVIAKNETVRNLVDNAWIHLFAISESGRVSHRYRGGLTWEALV; encoded by the coding sequence GTGTCGTCCTTCACCTATGTGGAGACGACTGGCCTGCTGTTCGGCGCCAAGATGCTGAGCGACGGCGCGGGACTCACCCGCACCGTCAGCGATCCCGACACCGACGGCCTGGACCGCGGCACCGTCGGCCGGATCGGTCCCCGTCTCGCCCCGCGCACGGTGGCGGGCCGGCAGACCGGCTTCACCGACGAGCAGCGCGTCGCCATGGCCGAGGCCGTGCTGCGGGCCATGTCGCTGACGGAGGGCTTCGCGCGGCTGGTCATGCTGACCGGCCACGGAAGCACGACCGTCAACAACCCTCATGCCTCCGGGCTGGACTGCGGCGCCTGCGGCGGCCACACCGGCGAGGCGAACGCCCGCGTCGCCGCCGCGATCCTCAACGATCCGGGGGTCCGGGCCGGACTGAAGGGGTGCGGCATCGCGGTGCCGGAGGATACCTGGTTCCTCGGCTGCCTGCACGACACCACGACCGACGAGATCACCATCCACGACGCCGACGAGGTGCCGAAATCCCACGCGGAAGACCTGGAGCAGCTGCGCCGGTGGCTCGCCCAAGCCTCCGCCCTCGCCCGGATGGAACGGTCGGCGCTGCTCGGGCTTTCCCCGCAGGCGCCCGGGGTCCACGCCTCCGTGATCGGCCGAAGCCGCGACTGGGCGCAGGTGCGTCCGGAATGGGGCCTCGCCGGCAATGCCGCCTTCATCGCGGCCCCGCGCGCGCGCACCCGCGGCATTGACCTCGGCGGGCGGGCTTTCCTGCACAACTACGATTGGCGGAAGGACACGGATTTCAACGTGCTGACCCTGATCATGACGGCGCCCCTGGTGGTCGCAAGCTGGATCAACCTGCAATATTACGGCTCGACGGTGAACAACAGGGCCTTCGGCAGCGGCAACAAGGTGCTCCACAACGTCACCGGCACCTTGGGCGTGCTGGAAGGGAACGCGGGCGACCTGAAGGTCGGTCTGCCCTGGCAGTCGGTCCACGACGGCACGCGCTTCGTCCACGAACCGCTCCGCCTGAACGCCTTCATCGAAGCGCCTGTCCAGGCGATCGACGAGGTCATCGCCAAGAACGAGACCGTCCGCAACCTCGTCGACAACGCCTGGATCCATCTCTTCGCCATCTCGGAGTCGGGCCGGGTCTCCCACCGCTACCGCGGCGGCCTCACCTGGGAGGCGCTGGTCTGA